The Syntrophorhabdus sp. genome segment AGACGCGCCAGGCATGGCTCAATTTTACCATGAAGTTCCAGCAGATAACCGGCCCTGTCATGGCGAAGGGCGTTGAGGATACGGCCTTCTATCTGTACAACAGGCTCGTCTCCCTCAATGAGGTCGGGGGCAGCCCGGACAGGTTCGGCACCTCACCGGACACCTTTCACGGTCAGAATATCGAACGTATCAAGAACTGGCCCTATGCCCTTATCACGTCCTCCACCCATGACACGAAGCGCAGCGAGGATGTGCGAGCGAGGATAAACGTGCTTTCCGAGATCCCCGGGGAATGGAGGGAACATGTCGTCCTCTGGGCAAAGCTGAACAGGAGAAAAAAGATCGTCGTCAACAACCGGAAGGTGCCCGACGCCAACGAGGAGTACCTGCTCTACCAGACGCTCGTCGGCAGCTGGCCCTTCGGTACGGTGAGCGACGACGAGTACGGATCGTACAAGGAACGGGTCAAGAGTTATATGACCAAGGCGGCAAAGGAAGCAAAGGTGAACACCAGCTGGATAAGCGCCGACAGGATGTACGAGGAGGCGATGACGGTCTTCGTGGACACCATCCTGGACAGGGAACGGGACAACCCTTTTCTTGATGATTTTGTCCCCTTTCAGGAACGTGTATCCCTTTTTGGCATGTACAATTCCGCGGCGCAGACGCTCCTCAAGATCTGCGCGCCGGGCGTACCCGATTTCTACCAGGGCACGGAGGTGTGGAGCTTAAGCCTCGTCGATCCCGACAACAGGATGCCCGTTGACTACGGGTCTCGCATGCGCATGATCGACGAGATGAGAGGGGAGCTCTCCCGGCGGAACACCGCCGAATACGCGAAAGATTTGACAAGTTCCATGGAAGACGGCAGAATAAAGCTGTACATAACTTACAGGACGCTCGGTCTTCGCCGGAAGACGAGAGAGGTCTTTGAAAAAGGTGAATACATTCCACTGGAAGCGACAGGGACCCGCTCGGGACACGTCATAGCCTTCGCGCGTCGTTTCCTCAATACGATGATCGTGGTTGTCGTTCCGAGGTTCATCGCGAAGATATTGTCTTCACCGGACATGACCTTCGCGGACATGTGGGAAGACACGATGGTGATCGTTCCCGAAGGTTCGGACGAAGAGACATTCAGGAACGTCTTCACGGGAGAAGACGTGGTGAAGACCCGCCGGCAGGGGTTTCCGGGACTTGCCTGTTCCGGTCTTTTCAGGAGTTTTCCCGTCGCGCTTCTCGAAACCGGTCGTTGATCGGCCGGGAAAGGAGTTGTCTCATGCCACAGGTGCTCGCAATGATCCTCGCGGGAGGAAGGGTGGGTGAACTCGACGTGCTCACCTTTTACCGGCCCAAGTCGGTCCTGCCTTACGGCGGGTTGTATCGCGTCATCGATTTTCCCATGAGCAACCTCATGCATTCCGATATCGAGAACGTGGGCATCCTGTCGCAATACAGGCCCTTCGAATTGATCAGCCACATAGCGAACGGCGAACCCTGGGACATGACGGGGAGACACCGTCAGGCTGTGATACTCCCGCCCTTCCAGGGCCGCGGCTCCTCAGACTGGTACAAGGGTACGGCTGACGCCGTCTACCAGAACACCGATTTCATTCGCATGTGCGATCCCGAGATCGTTGTGGTCCTTTCCGGAGACCATATCTATCGCATGGACTATCGCAGGCTCATCGAGTTCCACCTGGAGAAGAACGCGGACCTGACGGTCGCCTTCACGAAGGTCGCGCCCGAGGCGTCTTCCCGTTTCGGCCTGGCCTTCATCGAGGACGAAGACCCCCGGGGAGGACGGGTCACACAATACAGGGAGAAACCCAGGAACTCAAACCTGGAATGGGCGTCTCTTACCATTTACGTCTTTCGAACCGAGCTCCTCATCACCGTACTCGAGGAGAACGCCGCGAACTCCTCCCATGAGTTCGGCAAGGACATCATCCCCATGCTCATGGAGAAACACCGTGTGTACGGCTACAGGCACAGCGGCTACTGGGGATACACCAGGACGATAGAGGAGTATTTCCGGACAAGCATGGATATCCTCGGTGAGAGACCCAGGCTCGACATACGCTCCTGGCAGCTCAGGACCAACATGGCGGACAGGAGCATCAGGGACCGGCCGCCACCTTTCATCGGTCCTTCAGCCAG includes the following:
- a CDS encoding glucose-1-phosphate adenylyltransferase, which produces MPQVLAMILAGGRVGELDVLTFYRPKSVLPYGGLYRVIDFPMSNLMHSDIENVGILSQYRPFELISHIANGEPWDMTGRHRQAVILPPFQGRGSSDWYKGTADAVYQNTDFIRMCDPEIVVVLSGDHIYRMDYRRLIEFHLEKNADLTVAFTKVAPEASSRFGLAFIEDEDPRGGRVTQYREKPRNSNLEWASLTIYVFRTELLITVLEENAANSSHEFGKDIIPMLMEKHRVYGYRHSGYWGYTRTIEEYFRTSMDILGERPRLDIRSWQLRTNMADRSIRDRPPPFIGPSASIEDTFFHCGCTIKGRVARSILFPGVTVEEGAVVEDSILFFDSTVLGGTEIRRTIADTGCVMSERCRIGDAGNDLAVIGMGTVIPEGVSIRGGVTVHPKLKADAFSKKEYSRGEVVQ